In Sphingobacterium zeae, one genomic interval encodes:
- a CDS encoding SusC/RagA family TonB-linked outer membrane protein, whose protein sequence is MKQTLLSFLVGGMILTSVAFAQEKKISGRVTSADGKAIPGVTVVVQGTNQATQTDTNGNYSLNVPAGKVVVFRSVGFDDKTIIVNNNNTVFNVSLENHDNALEEVVVTANAIKREKRTLGYSAPTLNNEELRSGQNSSAINALAGKVAGVNITSTSNSPGSSSRVVLRGGSSISGNNQALIVVDGVPIDNSSVIGGGSSLSSVDFGNRGNDINPDDIASMTILKGPAAAALYGSRASNGALIITTKTGKRGGGKTDITFNTTNTFSSILKLPEFQNEYGQGYSGYTKNGDLVFVNDPKENWSWGAPFTGKTQEWGQAVNGIRQTKPYSAVKDNVRDFFNTGFATDNNLGFSGGSEKSSFYLGLNSLNSNGVYPGSKDNYNKYGVRFNGQTEFSNKFYAGISANYSQINSNNVGGGQGNSSVYNNLLQTPRDIPVADMKDLSNPYNGYGYVDANGLNHSNEYGYYGAYSMNPYWTLANYNNYNNVNRILGNFNVGYKPFEWLDFKERVGVDHYTDRRRSESPKYNFTPIDKTSGNYSTANDLIDNGEYRIDQYNVTEIIHDFMVTASHDFNQDFKGSLMLGNNIRQRNVTNLSTATNESGGLVQPGFYNLANSNGPLNLIEDSWSKRRLVGLYADLNLSYKNFLYLQATARNDWSSTLPKKNNSFFYPSVSGSFVFSELLSQDAKRILSYGKLRANYAKVGSDTDPYQLLTTFSRGEINGGFGTTTFPFGNVSAFMSGSTLGNAELKPEITTSAEVGAELGFFRNRLTVDFSYYNNNSKNQILAIPIANSTGYGFNVVNAGKIKNFRC, encoded by the coding sequence ATGAAACAAACATTACTAAGTTTTCTTGTTGGCGGAATGATTCTGACTTCGGTCGCATTCGCTCAGGAAAAAAAGATTAGTGGTCGTGTTACATCTGCTGACGGTAAAGCTATACCAGGGGTAACAGTAGTTGTACAAGGTACTAATCAGGCTACACAGACCGATACTAATGGTAATTATTCATTGAATGTACCGGCAGGCAAAGTTGTTGTATTCCGTTCCGTTGGTTTTGACGATAAAACCATTATTGTGAATAACAACAACACGGTGTTCAATGTTTCTTTGGAAAATCATGACAATGCGCTTGAAGAGGTGGTGGTAACTGCCAATGCTATCAAAAGAGAAAAGAGAACATTAGGTTATTCAGCACCGACCTTGAACAACGAGGAATTACGGTCAGGTCAAAATTCAAGTGCTATCAATGCATTAGCTGGTAAGGTTGCAGGTGTGAATATTACATCAACGTCAAATTCTCCAGGTAGTTCATCTCGTGTCGTTTTGCGTGGCGGTTCGTCTATCTCAGGGAATAACCAAGCCTTAATTGTTGTCGACGGTGTTCCTATTGACAACTCCAGTGTAATCGGTGGTGGTTCATCATTATCAAGTGTAGATTTTGGTAACCGCGGTAATGATATCAACCCTGATGATATTGCATCGATGACCATCTTGAAAGGTCCGGCTGCAGCAGCGTTATATGGATCGCGTGCATCCAATGGAGCTTTGATCATTACTACTAAAACAGGTAAAAGAGGCGGCGGAAAAACAGATATTACTTTCAATACAACAAATACATTTTCTTCTATTTTAAAATTACCTGAGTTTCAGAACGAATATGGTCAAGGTTACTCTGGCTATACTAAAAATGGAGACCTGGTTTTTGTCAATGATCCAAAGGAAAACTGGTCTTGGGGAGCTCCTTTTACTGGGAAAACACAGGAATGGGGACAAGCTGTAAATGGCATAAGACAAACAAAGCCATATTCTGCTGTTAAAGATAACGTTAGGGATTTTTTTAATACTGGATTTGCAACAGATAATAATTTAGGTTTCTCGGGTGGTAGTGAAAAGTCTTCCTTCTATTTGGGCCTAAATTCTTTGAACTCAAATGGTGTTTATCCTGGAAGCAAAGATAACTACAATAAATATGGTGTTCGTTTCAATGGTCAGACTGAATTCTCCAATAAATTTTACGCGGGAATTTCAGCGAACTATAGTCAGATTAACTCGAACAACGTAGGCGGGGGACAAGGAAATTCGTCTGTATATAATAACTTGTTACAAACTCCGCGTGATATTCCTGTTGCTGACATGAAAGATTTAAGCAATCCATATAATGGCTATGGTTATGTCGATGCAAATGGTCTAAACCATAGTAATGAGTATGGCTATTATGGAGCTTATTCTATGAATCCATATTGGACATTAGCAAATTACAACAATTATAATAATGTAAATCGCATTCTGGGTAATTTTAACGTCGGTTATAAGCCATTTGAATGGTTGGATTTCAAAGAGCGTGTAGGGGTAGATCATTATACTGACCGCAGACGCTCCGAATCTCCAAAATATAATTTTACACCGATCGATAAAACCTCAGGTAATTATTCGACAGCTAACGATTTAATTGACAATGGGGAGTACCGTATCGATCAATACAATGTAACAGAGATCATTCATGATTTTATGGTTACTGCTAGCCATGACTTTAATCAAGATTTTAAAGGATCATTAATGTTGGGTAACAACATTCGTCAGCGTAATGTTACAAATTTAAGTACAGCGACCAACGAAAGTGGAGGTTTGGTACAGCCCGGTTTTTATAATTTAGCGAACTCTAATGGGCCATTGAACTTGATCGAAGATTCATGGTCAAAACGCCGGTTGGTTGGGCTTTATGCGGATTTGAACTTGTCATACAAAAATTTCTTATACTTACAAGCGACAGCACGTAACGACTGGTCGTCTACCTTGCCGAAGAAAAACAATTCATTCTTTTACCCAAGTGTGAGTGGTTCATTTGTATTCTCTGAGTTGTTAAGCCAAGACGCGAAGAGAATCCTTTCTTACGGTAAATTGCGTGCTAACTATGCTAAAGTTGGGTCGGATACAGATCCATATCAATTGTTGACAACATTCTCTAGAGGCGAGATCAATGGTGGATTCGGAACGACAACTTTCCCATTTGGTAATGTGTCTGCATTCATGTCTGGATCGACTTTAGGAAATGCAGAGTTGAAACCGGAAATCACTACATCAGCTGAAGTAGGTGCAGAATTGGGTTTCTTTAGAAATCGTTTAACTGTTGATTTTAGTTACTACAATAACAACTCGAAAAATCAAATCTTAGCAATTCCTATTGCAAATTCGACAGGTTACGGATTCAATGTTGTTAATGCCGGCAAGATTAAAAACTTCAGGTGTTGA
- a CDS encoding SusD/RagB family nutrient-binding outer membrane lipoprotein, with the protein MNKNIKKFVFAALVGSVAFTSCNKYLDVNENPNNPEKVEPNLLLPTVEASLSQIVGNQLQVYGGLWAQYWTQAPSSSQYQTIDQYNLKNTATDRIWSTIYRSALNNAEIIINSERGANNYTIGMAYLLKAYTLQVATDAFGDIPLDEALQGATNLSPKYQTQKEVYNSIFESIDKGVELLKGNLGTTPGEQDMLFGGDKTSWIAFANTLKLKAYLRISNVDAATAQAGIKALYATNPTFLNEDVSITFTTTGGNQNPFYTEMVGLKYVQNVVASGTAVKAFAANKDKRSFALYNRLLKADNVTLQDTVAYLEQGDFRGQNTKLVSAPSPVTGANAKNTASAIAPVKLFSIAESKFLQAEAALKGWGTGSVATLYNEGVTASFNYLGAEGLTEYLAAAGKFPTDASKQLEAIITQKYYAMNGFQNFEAWTEYRRTGYPTFLIQSKASILANGEMPQRLLYPNTELTTNLNYPGTKAITVPVWWDVK; encoded by the coding sequence ATGAACAAGAATATTAAAAAGTTTGTTTTTGCTGCATTGGTTGGATCCGTAGCATTTACAAGTTGTAATAAATATTTGGATGTTAATGAAAATCCAAATAACCCAGAAAAAGTAGAACCAAACCTCTTGCTGCCGACAGTTGAAGCTTCGTTAAGCCAGATCGTAGGTAATCAGCTTCAAGTATATGGTGGTTTGTGGGCGCAATATTGGACACAGGCTCCATCATCGTCGCAGTATCAAACTATTGATCAGTATAACCTCAAAAATACAGCAACGGATCGTATTTGGTCAACTATCTATAGAAGTGCACTCAACAATGCTGAAATCATCATTAATTCGGAGCGTGGTGCAAACAACTATACAATTGGTATGGCGTATTTGTTGAAAGCATATACATTGCAAGTAGCGACTGATGCTTTTGGAGATATTCCGTTAGATGAAGCGCTGCAAGGAGCAACGAACTTAAGTCCAAAATATCAAACACAAAAAGAGGTATACAACAGTATTTTCGAAAGTATTGATAAAGGTGTTGAGTTATTGAAAGGTAATCTTGGTACTACACCGGGAGAACAAGATATGTTGTTTGGCGGAGATAAAACATCTTGGATCGCGTTTGCAAATACCTTGAAATTGAAAGCTTATTTACGTATTTCAAACGTAGATGCTGCGACCGCTCAAGCAGGTATTAAAGCATTGTATGCGACAAATCCCACATTTTTAAATGAGGATGTTTCCATCACATTTACGACAACAGGTGGTAACCAAAATCCTTTCTATACAGAAATGGTTGGTTTAAAATATGTTCAAAATGTAGTTGCGAGTGGAACTGCTGTAAAAGCATTTGCAGCAAATAAGGATAAAAGATCATTTGCATTGTATAATAGACTGTTAAAAGCTGATAATGTAACATTGCAAGATACAGTAGCTTACTTAGAACAGGGGGACTTCCGAGGACAAAACACAAAATTAGTCTCCGCTCCTTCACCAGTAACTGGGGCAAATGCGAAAAATACAGCTTCTGCAATCGCTCCTGTAAAATTATTCTCTATTGCTGAAAGCAAATTCTTACAAGCCGAGGCTGCTTTGAAAGGATGGGGGACAGGAAGTGTTGCTACACTGTATAATGAAGGTGTTACTGCGTCATTTAACTACTTAGGCGCGGAAGGATTAACTGAATATTTAGCTGCTGCTGGTAAATTTCCAACAGATGCCTCAAAACAATTAGAAGCAATCATTACGCAGAAATATTATGCAATGAATGGTTTCCAAAATTTTGAAGCATGGACTGAATACAGAAGAACAGGATATCCTACATTCTTGATTCAATCAAAAGCATCCATTTTGGCTAATGGTGAAATGCCTCAGCGTTTGTTGTATCCGAATACGGAGTTAACAACTAACTTAAACTATCCAGGTACGAAAGCGATTACAGTACCAGTATGGTGGGACGTTAAGTAG